Within the Arachis duranensis cultivar V14167 chromosome 10, aradu.V14167.gnm2.J7QH, whole genome shotgun sequence genome, the region gctgctgacacatcatttatctttgataaggagtgtctgcaggcatttgagactctgaaagctaagctggtcacagcaccagtcatctctacaccagactggagattaccatttgaactgatgtgtgatgccagtgaccatgccattggtgcagtattgggacaaaggcatgacaagcttctgcacgtcatttactatgccagtcgtattttaaatgacgcacagaaaaactacacaaccacagaaaaatagttacttgcagtggtttatgccgttgacaagtttagatcctatttagtaggatcaaaagtgattgtgtacactgaccatgctgctcttaaatatctactcacgaagcaggattcaaaacccagactcatcagatgggtgttgcttctacaagagtttgatatagaaataagagatagaaaagggacagagaaccaagtagcagatcacctgtcccgaatagaaccagtagaagggacgTCCCCCCCTCTTATTGAgatctttgaaaattttttagatgagcaactctttgccatccaggaagtgccatggtttgcagacattgcaaactacaaagCAGTGAGATACAttcccaaagagtacagtaggcagcaatcaaagaaattgattacTGATgtaaagtactatctttgggatgaaccatatctcttcaagagatgtgcagacggagtaatccgtagatgtgtgcctaaagaagaagcacagaagatcctctggcactgcctggatcacagtatggaggacattttggaagtgagcgaacaaccataagagttctccaatgtggcttctactggcctactctctataaagactcccgagtgtttgtacttaattgtgacagttgccaaagatctgacaatctgcctcacagttatgccatgcctcaacaagggatcttggagattgaattgtttgatgtatggggcattgacttcatggggcctttgccaccatcatactcaaacacttatattctggtggcagtgaattatgtatccaaatgggtggaagctattgcaacccccactaatgatactaagacagtgctgaaattcctccagaaacacatcttcagcagatttggtatccctagagtactaatcagtgatgggggcactcatttctgcaataaacagctttactctactttggttcgatatggagttagccacagggtggtcactccatatcatccacagacaaatgagcaagctgaagtctctaatagagaacttaaaagaatcctagaatggactgtgattaaccgtagaagggattgggcaagaagcttgcatgatgctctgtgggcatacagaacagcattcaagactcctatagggacctctccataccagcttgtgtatagAAAATCCTGTCACTTTCCAGTGGAagtggaacataaggcctactgggcaaccagattcctaaaccttgattccaagttagttggagaaaaacgattgctccagttaaatgagctagaggagttctgactcaatgctttcgagaatgcaaaaatttacaaagagaaagcaaaaagatggcatgataagaaactgtcatccagagtctttgagacagggcagaaagttctgctgtttaattctaggctcagattatttcccgaaaaattgaaatcccggtggaaaggtccatatgtgattacaagtgtatcaccatatgatGTGTACCCGCTATACACGGAACCAAGATCATAACAAAGTCCGACCTTAAAGCCTGGGAACAAAAGAACCATAACGAAAATCATTGACTAAACACGCTTGTGAGTCAGCATCATCTCGCGACCGTTAGCCACAATAATAGAACCCACTACCCAAACCTAATCACACTTCTGCACAAACCAAAGATATCGGAACAGACATATCACACGTCTATAAAACCGAACTGAACACCCTATGAAAACCCAGGTCACATaactcttttcaattttattattttcatctcTCATTGCTCACTCActtacttgagcgtcggagtcctTTTTGTAGGTGCTCCCGCCGCCGTGTTCCAGAGCATCGAGGTTCACTTGCAACAATTCCTGAGCGACATCATGCTCAACTCAAGGACCGTGCAACTGTTCGGGAAGGTTCATCGACCTCGGCACTCCTTGGACAGAACACAATGCATAgcagaatttttaaaatatatgtgATGAAtgtattagatatttaaaataaatcataatatGAATATATTAATCACACCAACAATGCTGCACACATATCACAACcttaaattaaatgatattagAATATCattaaggaaaaagagaaaacttACATACTTATAGGATTTTCAATGCATGACTACCTCATATGAGCTGCACAACAATAACTTGAATTTTTCATATAACTTCTATGAATCAAACTTTACTAACACAATTGATAATTCTCAACAATTTGCACAagattattttgaaaattcaaCTTCCTACCATTCTTTTTTTTGAGTTGTCTATCACTCTCACATCACAACCTAAACACATAGAACCTAGATCCTATGCTGAGGCTATCAATAACAAGATATGACAGAATACAATCAATGTAGAACTTGCTGTCTTACAAAAAAATCAGACTTGGTCAGTTACCACATTGTCCAATGAAAAGAGATCAGTAGGATGTAAATAGGTGTTTGAGCTTAAATTAAACTCTGATGGGAGTATAAATAGACATAAAGCCAAACTAGTTGCTCAAGAATTCACTCAAACTGCTGGAGTGGATTATTTTAAAACCTTCAGCCCGGTTGTCAAGATGAGCACTATTTGATATTTTGGTGATATTGTGGTAGGAAGAATGTCCCACTCAATCTGAAAATCTTGTACCTATGTAACCCTCGATCCGTTACTATTTCAAATTAGCGTGAGGTCATAACTTGTCAAGTATATCTCTTTCTATCTGGGAATCAACTGTATCCTCGTCTACTTCATCAAACGACCAACCCAACATCACAGAATCAATGCCATCTTTATCAGACATTCTTGCCATCAAAGCTTCACTGCCGTTCACCACATTCTTCAATTCGGCAATGGAAATTGATTGCTGTGGAATGAAGAGAGTGcgatgaacaagaagaagatatgaaGTTTATGATTTGGGGATTTAGGGTTAAATATAAAAGGAGGACCAACTTGGATACAAATTGAAAATTGGCCAGCTCATATAGCTATTGAACCCCTCCAGCGTGGCAAACAGAAGCCACATCAGCGTTCCGGTGATGACTCATCACTAGAAATATGTTCAGGGATCACTTTGAGTATTCGGAGCTCTATTTGGAGGATTATAATAGGAAAATCGGGATCTTGAGGATTACATTGAGTATTTACGCGAATATCAGGACGTATTTACTCAAAATAAGTGATATGCATGCTGATATGGCAACGCTTTGAAACAGGATACTGCTATAGTCACTGAAGCAATCTGGAAATGTCTGAGCTATTGATGCGGCTTCCTTTGACCAAATTTACTTTCACTGGGAATGGAACAGCAACGGCTAGGAGATACAAGCATGTGTGTTTATGTGCTACTGCTAACAGAGGATAAGCAAAGGATTGTTGTCAAGAATGGGAAGGATGCGTTGGATATATGTCGCGTTGTTAATGGGATGTGGCAGACGAGTGGCGGGTGGGGAAGAATTGAGAGGGATGGTGCTGTTGATGCTATGCTTAGATATGCTGATTCTGGGTTAACCACTTTTGATATGGCTGATATATGTATGCAACTCGGTGCTGTTGATTGGTTGATCATGTTAATTTGGATTTTGATCAATCGATCATTATAGATGTTATGGATGTGAATTCTCCAAACATCTGGTGCTTTTTGTGATGAGGACTCTTTTTTTCTCATGTTGGTGTTCTTTGGATTTTGCAGATGGGCCTGCTGAAGATCTATATGGCATTTTCATTAACCGAGTTCGTCATGGGCGTCCACCAGAATTCTTGGAGAAGGTCAGAGGGTAAGTTTGTTATGTGACTTGATATTCTACTCCCAAGTCCTTTTTGGCTTGAAGAAAGCACAAATTGAGTTTTGTATTTGGCTAGTGTATTATGTTTCATTATATGCATCCTACTATACAATGGTATATTGGCGATTCAATAAACGAAGGTATCATTGTCTTAGTCATTTTATCACTTATTGCAGTCTCACTAAATAGGTACCGCCACCAGTTAAGATGACAAGAAGCTTTGTCAGTGACAGCATTAATGTTTCTAGGAAGAGAATGGATGTGGATTCCTTGGACATGCTTCAGTTTCATTGGTATTTAATCTTTTCTCAAGTGACTTTCTGAGTTCTGACTACCACTCAGTGTGCTAGATTGTTCATTTTACAATTCTTAAATTGAGGCAGACTCAGCCATCAACATTTTCTGACGTGAAGGGTCATCTATCTATCTTTATATTCTGTTGTTGAAATGAGTAATTCATTCTTATTATCTAAATGTATTACTCTATCTCTATTGTCTTTAGGTGGGACTATTCAAATCCTGGCTACCTTGATGCACTAAAACACCTCACAGATTTGAAAGATGAAGGTTAGTTTTGTTTCTGAGCTGCGGTTAATGGTCCTTTAGTAAGTTCATATCACATGATTTGATCAAACTACTTCAGTTAGCTCTGTACAGGTAGGATCAAGACAGTGgctttgacaaattttaatacAGAGAGATTACAAATTATTCTAGAAAATGACATTCCTGTTGTAAGCAATCAGGTAAATCCAAGtgcatttttgtttttttttttttctcgttTATTCTAATAGTTTGATGGTGCGCGATTCTCAGTGTTACTTCACTTCAGGTGCAACATTCGATTGTTGATATGCGTCCACAACAGAGAATGGCGGAGCTTTGTCAGCTAGACAGTTTTTCAAAGATCACTGTTTCCCTAAGGAAACGCAAATGTATTTCCTACTGATATACCTTTGCGTGTCCCCAGAATTGAGATTTACTTATAATTGTTTGTTGTGTTTTGCCCTGCAAATTTTGTAGGATAAACCTTTAGCATCAATATATGGTGTTGAAGGTGTAGAGGTGTAGAGGTGTGGAGTGAGGAGCATTCATCTTTTGTTGCCAGTGTGTTTGGCTTTATACTGTATGCTGTATTTCTGATGCTCTAGACCACCTGTCACAGAAAAGGGTTCTTTACTACCCCTCCCCCcccctttttttcatttttttgttcttttttctttttactgaCTAAGATATTTCCTTACAGGAAAATCAGCAGAGTCTGGTTCCTTTAAGAGAAGTCTTTTAAGACCAACTTCTTCCAAATCTCCTGTTCTAAGTGCTAGTGCTTTTGAAAGCAGAGACGGatcagatgatgatgataatttgGGAGACTGTGTTAAACTTGATACAACATATCTGCGTACAAGTGGCAATGTTGTAAGTTTGTTATGCACTTTTTGCCATTGTGTTTAGCATTTATTTATACTCTATATAGAAGAAAGTTTTCTGTTTATAGGATAAGAATCCTTGTCCTATATTACACCACGTGATGTAGGACAATTACTACATATTTTTGCTTCTCCCTTGGTTGGAATTACCTTCTTTTTTCCTGTTACTCTTTAACTAGACTTCAATTCTCAGACGATGTAATGTTCAATGTCTGCTAAAGTAAAGCGTTTGGATGTTAAAATGTATGCAGGGGCCAGAAGGTAAAAACCCATATGAGTCTTTACCTGATCATGTTAATGCCAATGGAGAGCAAATGGCAATTGCAGCTTCAAGTATGACCAGATCACATAGTGTTTGTGGTGATCTGCATGGTGTGCAGCCTAAACCAATAGCAGCTGACATCCTGAGGAAGGAATCAGAACAAGAAGTTTTTGCTCGACTGAAATCACTCCTCTTGGTATGAAATATTGCTTATTATCTTGAGTGTGATAAATTACTTTAAGTGGGTTTTCTTATGGAATTTATATAACCCTATAGCAAATTATAATGATTTTTTATTGCTGTTTAGAGTCTCCATCACCTGATGAAGTTGAAGCCTATGTGGTTCTTCAAGAATGCCTTGAAAtgagaaaaagatatgtttttaAGGAAGCTATTGCTTCATGGGAGAAAGAAATTATATCTAACCCAGATCCATTCTTTTACACCCCTGAAGGAAAGTCTGAGATGAgttctttccatttttattattttctagattTCCACATG harbors:
- the LOC107469876 gene encoding uncharacterized protein LOC107469876 — its product is MEQQRLGDTSMCVYVLLLTEDKQRIVVKNGKDALDICRVVNGMWQTSGGWGRIERDGAVDAMLRYADSGLTTFDMADIYGPAEDLYGIFINRVRHGRPPEFLEKVRGLTK